One region of Intestinimonas massiliensis (ex Afouda et al. 2020) genomic DNA includes:
- the phoU gene encoding phosphate signaling complex protein PhoU, which yields MRKTFDAELLELNEELTAMARQAQDAIDVVTESLSTDDEQTAKAAIDMTASLDQMERDIENRCLNLLLRQQPVARDLRAISAAMKMVTDLQRIGDQAANIAEISLLLSNHGEVKVPQDIGVMACKAGLMVRQAISAYTGRDVETAHAVINLDDEVDDLFRQVKGELIDQVAANRDEADLSIDFIIIAKYLERIADHAVNIAQWAIFCVTGQL from the coding sequence ATGCGCAAGACATTTGACGCGGAGCTGCTGGAGCTCAACGAGGAGCTGACGGCCATGGCCCGTCAGGCCCAGGACGCCATCGACGTGGTCACGGAGAGCCTGTCCACCGACGACGAGCAGACGGCCAAGGCGGCCATCGACATGACGGCCTCCCTGGACCAGATGGAGCGGGACATTGAGAACCGCTGCCTGAACCTGCTGCTGCGGCAGCAGCCGGTGGCCCGGGACCTGCGGGCCATCTCGGCGGCCATGAAGATGGTCACCGACCTGCAGCGCATCGGGGACCAGGCGGCCAACATCGCGGAGATCTCCCTGCTGCTGAGCAATCACGGGGAGGTGAAGGTGCCTCAGGACATCGGGGTCATGGCCTGCAAGGCGGGACTGATGGTCCGCCAGGCCATTTCGGCCTATACCGGCCGGGACGTAGAGACGGCCCACGCGGTGATCAACCTGGACGACGAGGTGGACGATCTGTTCCGGCAGGTGAAGGGCGAGCTCATCGACCAGGTGGCGGCCAACCGGGACGAGGCCGACCTGTCCATCGACTTCATCATCATCGCCAAGTACCTGGAGCGCATCGCGGACCACGCGGTGAACATCGCCCAGTGGGCGATCTTCTGCGTGACGGGCCAGCTCTGA
- the pstA gene encoding phosphate ABC transporter permease PstA: MDEVKEGVRPKTAERRDTVKEQHPLSLSRRVYDRTLRGLLYLCAGLTCALLLFLIGYIFYRGLPHITWELVSTQESILNDTTGILPSILNTVYVVVVTMLVVLPLGVGAAVYLTEYASNRRLVAAIEFATETLAGIPSIIYAMVGVLIFSQFMSLGKTLLAASLTLVILTLPTIIRTTQESLKTVPQSYREGSLGLGSGKWHMIRTVVLPNSIDGIVTGCILSVGRIVGESAVLMFTAGMSTTLNRFFVWNGDLGASLAQTWQGLTQSSGATLTVALYVFAKERAQFDIAFAIGAILMIITLLINLCAKLVGKKLKK; the protein is encoded by the coding sequence ATGGACGAAGTCAAGGAAGGCGTCAGGCCCAAAACTGCCGAACGGAGGGATACCGTGAAAGAGCAACATCCCCTCTCTCTCAGCCGCCGGGTCTATGACCGGACCCTCCGGGGGCTGCTGTACCTGTGCGCGGGGCTGACCTGCGCCCTGCTGCTGTTTTTGATCGGCTACATCTTTTACCGGGGCCTGCCCCACATCACCTGGGAGCTGGTCTCCACCCAGGAGAGCATCCTCAACGACACCACCGGCATCCTGCCCAGCATTTTGAACACGGTGTACGTGGTGGTGGTGACCATGCTGGTGGTGCTGCCGCTGGGCGTGGGGGCGGCGGTCTACTTGACGGAGTACGCCTCCAACCGCCGGCTGGTCGCGGCCATCGAGTTTGCCACCGAGACCCTGGCGGGCATCCCCTCCATCATCTATGCCATGGTGGGGGTGCTGATCTTCAGCCAGTTCATGAGCCTGGGCAAGACTCTGCTGGCGGCCTCCCTGACTCTGGTCATCCTGACTCTGCCCACCATTATCCGCACCACCCAGGAGTCGCTCAAGACGGTGCCCCAGTCCTACCGGGAGGGCTCGCTGGGCCTGGGCTCGGGCAAGTGGCACATGATCCGCACCGTGGTGCTGCCCAACTCCATCGACGGCATCGTCACCGGCTGCATCCTGTCGGTGGGGCGCATCGTGGGGGAGTCGGCGGTGCTGATGTTTACCGCCGGCATGTCCACCACGCTCAACCGCTTTTTCGTCTGGAACGGCGACTTGGGCGCCAGCCTGGCCCAGACCTGGCAGGGCCTGACCCAGAGCTCCGGTGCCACCCTCACCGTGGCCCTGTACGTCTTTGCCAAGGAGCGGGCCCAGTTTGACATCGCCTTTGCCATCGGGGCCATCCTGATGATCATCACTCTGCTCATCAACCTGTGCGCCAAGCTGGTGGGCAAAAAGCTCAAAAAGTAA
- a CDS encoding ethanolamine ammonia-lyase reactivating factor EutA → MTETLKSVGIDIGTSTTQLVVSDLTLENRANPFSVPRIAITDKEIVYRSGIHFTPLLSDTVIDARGVRDIVAEEYRRAGLQRDQVQTGAVIITGETARKENAREVLAALSEFAGDFVVATAGPDLESILAARGAGADEYSKENHTQVLHYDIGGGTSNLALYNRGRLCATSCLDIGGRLVKIEPKTGKITYLSPKLEGRFPGVVRGAEASSALLAPVAEEMTAALLQAAGLEPPGPLLEFYTTAGVSPMRARGAALSFSGGVADCLFSPPADELAYGDMGPLLGQTIRKALQAKGVAPIQGAETIRATVVGAGAHSMEVSGSTIFYREVEFPLKNLPVLRLEPEEERGDLAAAIRSKLGWYADEGGLTQVALAFAGENSPPYRRVQELAEHIQKGLEPLLDQGFFPVVAVEADLAKVLGQALAPRLPGPLLCLDGVGVSNGDYIDIGAPVAGGTVLPVVVKTLAFEKK, encoded by the coding sequence ATGACGGAGACGCTGAAATCCGTGGGTATTGATATAGGAACAAGTACGACTCAACTGGTGGTCTCTGACCTGACCCTGGAGAACCGGGCCAACCCCTTCTCGGTGCCCCGCATCGCCATCACGGACAAGGAGATCGTCTACCGCAGCGGCATCCACTTTACCCCCCTGCTGTCCGACACGGTCATCGACGCCCGGGGCGTCCGGGACATCGTGGCGGAGGAGTACCGCCGGGCGGGGCTCCAGAGGGACCAGGTCCAGACCGGGGCGGTCATCATCACCGGCGAGACCGCCCGGAAGGAGAACGCCCGGGAGGTCCTCGCCGCGCTCTCGGAATTTGCCGGGGACTTCGTGGTGGCCACCGCCGGCCCCGACCTGGAGTCCATCCTGGCCGCCCGAGGGGCCGGGGCGGATGAATACTCAAAGGAGAATCATACCCAGGTATTACACTATGACATCGGTGGCGGCACCTCCAACCTGGCCCTGTACAACCGTGGACGGCTGTGTGCAACCTCGTGTCTCGATATCGGCGGAAGATTGGTAAAAATCGAGCCAAAAACAGGAAAAATCACCTATCTTTCCCCCAAACTGGAGGGGCGTTTTCCCGGAGTTGTACGGGGCGCGGAGGCCTCTTCGGCCCTTTTGGCCCCCGTGGCGGAGGAGATGACGGCCGCCCTTTTGCAGGCGGCGGGGCTGGAGCCCCCCGGACCTCTGCTGGAATTCTACACCACCGCCGGGGTGTCCCCCATGCGGGCCCGGGGCGCGGCGCTCTCCTTCTCCGGCGGCGTGGCCGACTGCCTGTTTTCGCCTCCGGCGGACGAGCTGGCCTACGGCGACATGGGGCCCCTGCTGGGGCAAACCATCCGTAAGGCTCTGCAGGCCAAGGGCGTGGCCCCCATCCAGGGGGCGGAGACCATCCGGGCCACGGTGGTGGGAGCGGGGGCCCACTCCATGGAGGTGTCCGGCTCCACCATCTTCTACCGCGAGGTGGAGTTCCCGCTGAAAAACCTGCCGGTTCTCCGGCTGGAGCCGGAGGAGGAGCGGGGGGATCTGGCTGCCGCCATCCGCTCCAAGCTGGGCTGGTACGCCGACGAGGGGGGGCTCACGCAGGTGGCCCTGGCCTTTGCCGGGGAGAATTCCCCGCCCTACCGCCGGGTGCAGGAGCTGGCCGAGCACATCCAAAAAGGGCTGGAACCCCTTCTGGACCAAGGCTTTTTTCCCGTCGTGGCGGTGGAGGCCGACCTGGCCAAGGTGCTGGGCCAGGCCCTGGCCCCCCGGCTGCCGGGCCCCCTGCTGTGCCTGGACGGCGTCGGTGTGAGCAACGGAGATTACATCGACATCGGCGCCCCCGTGGCCGGGGGGACCGTCCTGCCGGTGGTGGTCAAGACCTTAGCCTTTGAAAAGAAGTAA
- the eutC gene encoding ethanolamine ammonia-lyase subunit EutC, producing MNETELRALVERMVADLMGQAPTPQVKAADYKPLEDAPAAGTGESLPDITEVDLRKLYLVEHPQNGPAFLDLKAKTPARLGFGRAGARYKTETMLRMRADHAAAQDSVFSLVDEDFVQRNRYVFVQTLCKDKDEYLTRPDKGRRFDEANQDVIQKTLGQNPKVALVVGDGLSSAAIEANAADCLEAIRAGLKTFGIDPGPALFVKYCRVGASDHIGELTGAQVVCMLVGERPGLVTAESMSAYLTYAARIGVPESQRTVISNIHRQGTTAVEAGAHIAELIHTMLEKKASGVALAQMERGRGA from the coding sequence TTGAATGAAACAGAACTGCGGGCCCTGGTGGAGCGCATGGTGGCCGACCTGATGGGTCAGGCCCCCACGCCCCAGGTCAAGGCCGCCGATTACAAGCCCCTGGAGGACGCTCCGGCCGCCGGGACCGGGGAGAGCCTCCCCGACATCACCGAGGTGGACCTGCGGAAGCTCTATCTGGTGGAGCACCCCCAGAACGGCCCCGCCTTCCTGGACCTAAAGGCCAAGACCCCCGCCCGGCTGGGCTTCGGCCGGGCCGGAGCCCGGTACAAAACCGAGACCATGCTGCGCATGCGGGCCGACCACGCCGCCGCCCAGGACTCGGTGTTCTCCCTGGTGGACGAGGACTTCGTCCAGCGCAACCGCTACGTCTTCGTCCAGACCCTGTGCAAGGACAAGGACGAATACCTGACCCGGCCCGACAAGGGCCGCCGGTTCGACGAGGCCAACCAGGACGTCATCCAAAAGACCCTGGGCCAGAACCCCAAGGTGGCTCTGGTGGTGGGGGACGGGCTGTCCTCCGCCGCCATCGAGGCCAACGCCGCCGACTGCCTGGAGGCCATCCGGGCGGGCCTGAAGACCTTCGGCATCGACCCCGGACCCGCCCTCTTCGTCAAATACTGCCGGGTGGGAGCCTCCGACCACATCGGGGAGCTCACCGGCGCCCAGGTGGTCTGCATGCTGGTGGGCGAGCGGCCGGGCCTGGTCACCGCCGAGAGCATGTCCGCCTATCTCACCTACGCCGCGCGCATCGGAGTGCCCGAGTCCCAGCGGACGGTCATCTCCAACATCCACCGGCAGGGCACCACCGCCGTGGAGGCCGGGGCCCACATCGCCGAACTCATCCACACCATGCTGGAGAAAAAAGCCTCCGGCGTGGCGCTGGCGCAGATGGAAAGGGGGAGGGGCGCATGA
- a CDS encoding iron-containing alcohol dehydrogenase, with amino-acid sequence METFWIKPKLYFGPEPLEALSALAGKRVLIVTDAFLASSGLLDRVKARLTGEVSVFDRVEPDPSLRLVAEGVRAVRTFRPEAVVAFGGGSPMDCAKAMCWFSGDRDLPLYCIPTTAGTGSEVTSFAVLTDTDQGVKYPLVEDGLLPEGAILEPAFLDGVPPKVTADTGMDVLTHAAEAAAAVGANPFTDALAESAFALAWRALPRAYQGDRAAKAEMLYASCMAGGAFNAAGLGVCHSMAHALGGRFHVAHGRLNALLLSQVVAFNAADARAAEKYARLARRCGLAANPRALSAALVRLRTGLGIPARLDLPPAELKAALPALSAAALSDVCLPGNPRPVAATDVEAMMEALV; translated from the coding sequence ATGGAAACCTTTTGGATCAAGCCCAAGCTCTATTTTGGCCCAGAGCCGCTGGAGGCCCTGTCGGCTCTGGCGGGGAAGCGGGTGCTCATCGTCACCGACGCTTTTCTGGCCTCCTCCGGCCTGCTGGACCGGGTGAAGGCCAGGCTCACCGGCGAGGTGTCGGTGTTCGACCGGGTGGAGCCCGACCCCTCCCTGCGCCTGGTGGCGGAGGGGGTGCGGGCCGTGCGGACCTTCCGGCCCGAGGCGGTGGTGGCCTTCGGCGGCGGCTCCCCCATGGACTGCGCCAAGGCCATGTGCTGGTTTTCCGGCGACCGGGACCTGCCGCTCTACTGTATCCCCACCACCGCGGGCACCGGCAGCGAGGTCACCTCCTTCGCGGTCCTCACCGACACCGACCAGGGGGTGAAATACCCGCTGGTGGAGGACGGCCTTCTGCCGGAGGGGGCCATTTTGGAGCCCGCCTTCCTGGACGGGGTGCCCCCCAAGGTGACCGCCGACACCGGCATGGACGTGCTCACCCACGCCGCCGAGGCCGCCGCCGCCGTGGGGGCCAATCCCTTCACCGACGCCTTGGCCGAGTCGGCCTTCGCTCTGGCCTGGCGGGCCCTCCCCAGGGCTTACCAGGGGGACCGGGCGGCCAAGGCGGAGATGCTCTACGCCTCCTGTATGGCGGGGGGGGCCTTCAACGCCGCCGGGCTGGGGGTCTGCCACTCCATGGCCCACGCCCTGGGGGGCCGCTTTCACGTGGCCCACGGCCGGCTCAACGCTCTGCTGCTGTCCCAGGTCGTCGCCTTCAACGCCGCCGACGCCCGGGCGGCGGAGAAATACGCCCGCCTGGCCCGCCGGTGCGGCCTGGCCGCCAACCCACGGGCTCTGTCCGCCGCTCTGGTCCGCCTGCGCACCGGCCTGGGTATCCCCGCCCGGCTGGACCTGCCCCCGGCGGAGCTGAAGGCCGCCCTGCCCGCCCTGTCCGCCGCCGCCCTGTCCGATGTGTGCCTGCCCGGCAACCCCAGGCCGGTCGCTGCGACCGACGTGGAGGCCATGATGGAGGCGCTGGTATGA
- a CDS encoding response regulator transcription factor, producing MITIIEDDESIREMLRYYFHSVGYGVEDFESGEDYFQAVHDVQPDLYILDIMLPGMDGLEILRRLRGAPDTAHIPVIMLTARTAELDRVKGLEQGADDYVVKPFGIMELQARVKAVLRRTGRPQTPAILKCDGLEIDPAAREVRRDGIPVELTYKEFELLKLLCENRGTVLTRDDILHAVWDYDFAGETRTVDMHVKTLRQKLGEGYIQTVRGVGYKMP from the coding sequence CTGATTACGATCATCGAGGATGACGAGAGCATCCGCGAGATGCTCCGCTATTATTTTCACTCGGTGGGGTACGGAGTGGAGGACTTTGAATCCGGGGAGGACTACTTTCAGGCGGTCCACGACGTGCAGCCCGACCTCTACATCCTGGACATCATGCTGCCGGGGATGGACGGGCTGGAGATTCTGCGCCGTCTGCGGGGGGCGCCGGATACGGCCCATATCCCCGTCATCATGCTCACCGCCCGCACCGCCGAGCTGGACCGGGTGAAGGGATTGGAGCAGGGGGCGGACGACTATGTGGTGAAGCCCTTCGGCATCATGGAGCTCCAGGCCCGGGTGAAGGCGGTGCTCCGCCGGACGGGTCGGCCCCAGACCCCGGCCATTCTGAAGTGCGACGGGCTGGAGATCGACCCCGCCGCCCGGGAGGTCCGCCGGGACGGCATTCCGGTGGAGCTGACCTATAAGGAATTTGAGCTTTTGAAGCTCTTGTGTGAGAACCGGGGGACCGTCCTGACCCGGGACGACATCCTCCACGCCGTCTGGGACTACGATTTTGCCGGGGAGACCCGCACCGTGGACATGCACGTCAAGACCCTGCGCCAGAAGCTGGGCGAGGGGTACATACAGACGGTCCGCGGCGTGGGCTATAAGATGCCGTAA
- a CDS encoding ethanolamine ammonia-lyase subunit EutB: protein MILKTKLLGHVYDFKSVREVMAKANEEKSGDRLAGIAAENAEERVAAKVVLANLTLADLRNSPAVPYETDEVTRIIQDDVNEKIYGEIKNWSVSELREWILDEKHDGAAIRRISRGLTSEMVAAVAKLMSNLDLIYAAKKIRVTATCNTTIGEPGTLSARLQPNHPTDDPDGIMASLLEGLSFGIGDAVLGLNPVDDSVESVTRVLERFHDIKTRWAIPTQTCVLAHVTTQMECIRKGAPADLIFQSIAGSQKGNEAFGFTAETLAEARDLALREGTATGPNVLYFETGQGSELSSEAHNDWDQVTMEARCYGFAKRYQPFLVNTVVGFIGPEYLYNSKQVIRAGLEDHFMGKLTGIPMGCDACYTNHMKADQSDIEDLAVLLTTAGCNYFMGIPHGDDVMLNYQTTGYHETAALRELFGLTAIKPFQQWLEQMGFVENGALTALAGDGSILLA, encoded by the coding sequence TTGATCTTAAAAACCAAGCTGCTGGGCCACGTCTATGACTTCAAGTCGGTCCGTGAGGTCATGGCCAAGGCCAATGAGGAGAAGTCGGGCGACCGGCTGGCGGGCATCGCCGCCGAGAACGCCGAGGAGCGGGTGGCCGCCAAGGTGGTGCTGGCCAACCTGACCCTGGCCGACCTGCGCAATTCCCCCGCCGTCCCCTATGAGACCGACGAGGTCACCCGCATCATCCAGGACGACGTGAACGAAAAGATTTACGGAGAGATCAAAAACTGGTCGGTGTCCGAGCTGCGGGAGTGGATTCTGGACGAAAAGCACGACGGGGCCGCCATCCGGCGCATCTCCCGGGGCCTCACCAGCGAGATGGTGGCCGCCGTGGCCAAGCTGATGAGCAACCTGGACCTCATCTACGCCGCCAAAAAGATCCGGGTCACCGCCACCTGCAACACCACCATCGGCGAGCCCGGCACCCTGTCCGCCCGGCTCCAGCCCAACCACCCCACCGATGACCCGGACGGTATCATGGCCTCCCTGCTCGAGGGCCTCTCCTTCGGCATCGGGGACGCGGTGCTGGGCCTGAACCCGGTGGACGACAGCGTGGAGAGCGTCACCCGGGTGCTGGAGCGCTTCCACGACATCAAGACCCGCTGGGCCATCCCCACCCAGACCTGCGTGCTGGCCCACGTCACCACCCAGATGGAGTGCATCCGCAAGGGGGCCCCCGCCGACCTCATCTTCCAGTCCATCGCCGGATCGCAGAAGGGCAACGAGGCCTTTGGCTTCACCGCCGAGACCCTCGCCGAGGCCCGGGACCTGGCGCTCCGGGAGGGCACCGCCACTGGCCCCAACGTGCTGTATTTTGAGACCGGCCAGGGCTCCGAGCTCTCCTCCGAGGCCCACAACGACTGGGACCAGGTGACCATGGAGGCCCGGTGCTACGGCTTTGCCAAGCGGTATCAGCCCTTCCTGGTGAACACGGTGGTGGGCTTCATCGGGCCGGAGTATCTTTACAACTCCAAGCAGGTCATCCGGGCGGGCCTGGAGGACCACTTCATGGGCAAGCTCACCGGCATCCCCATGGGGTGCGACGCCTGCTACACCAACCACATGAAGGCCGACCAGTCCGACATCGAGGACCTGGCCGTCCTGCTGACCACCGCCGGGTGCAACTACTTCATGGGCATCCCCCACGGCGACGACGTGATGCTCAACTACCAGACCACCGGGTATCACGAGACGGCGGCCCTGCGGGAGCTGTTCGGGCTCACCGCCATCAAGCCCTTCCAGCAGTGGCTGGAGCAGATGGGCTTTGTGGAGAACGGAGCCCTCACCGCTCTGGCGGGAGACGGCTCGATCTTACTGGCGTAA
- the pstB gene encoding phosphate ABC transporter ATP-binding protein PstB, with amino-acid sequence MNQTPILSAKDLDLFYGENQALKSVNMDIPEKQVTALIGPSGCGKSTFLKTLDRMNDLVPGVTIRGRVEYRGRNIYAPDVDVTWIRRQIGMVFQKPNPFPMSIYDNIAYGPRTHGIKSKAKLDEIVEKSLRGAAIWDEVKDRLKKSALGLSGGQQQRICIARALAVEPDVLLMDEATSALDPISTSKIEDLIADLKNSYTIVIVTHNMQQATRISDKCAFFLLGELIEYGDTTQIFSVPRDKRTEDYITGRFG; translated from the coding sequence ATGAACCAGACTCCCATCCTCTCCGCCAAGGACCTGGACCTCTTTTACGGAGAGAACCAGGCGTTGAAATCGGTGAATATGGATATCCCGGAAAAGCAGGTCACCGCCCTGATCGGCCCCTCGGGCTGCGGCAAGTCCACCTTTTTGAAGACCCTGGACCGGATGAACGACCTGGTGCCCGGCGTGACGATCCGGGGCCGGGTGGAGTACCGGGGCAGGAACATCTACGCCCCGGACGTGGACGTGACCTGGATCCGCCGTCAGATCGGCATGGTGTTCCAGAAGCCCAATCCTTTCCCCATGTCCATTTACGACAACATCGCCTACGGCCCCCGGACCCACGGCATCAAGAGCAAGGCCAAGCTGGATGAGATCGTGGAAAAATCGCTGCGGGGAGCGGCCATCTGGGACGAGGTAAAGGACCGGCTGAAGAAGTCGGCGCTGGGCCTGTCCGGCGGCCAGCAGCAGCGCATCTGCATCGCCCGAGCTCTGGCGGTGGAGCCGGACGTTCTGCTGATGGACGAGGCCACCTCGGCCCTGGACCCAATTTCTACGTCAAAGATTGAAGATTTGATTGCAGATTTGAAAAATTCCTATACAATAGTGATTGTGACCCACAACATGCAGCAGGCCACCCGCATCTCGGACAAGTGCGCCTTCTTCCTGCTGGGCGAGCTCATTGAGTATGGGGATACCACCCAGATCTTCTCCGTGCCCCGGGACAAGCGGACGGAGGATTACATCACCGGCCGGTTTGGTTAA
- the pstC gene encoding phosphate ABC transporter permease subunit PstC, translating into MSPAETAMHTLFFVCGFIAVAFVLLITVYLILSGLPAIREIGLVDFLFGKTWDSTNKTDPQFGILPFILTSIYGTAGAILIGVPIGFMTAVFLAKVAPPKVAAVVRPAVDLLAGIPSLVYGLVGMVVLLPAIRNLFGLPAGDSLLAAIIVLAVMILPSIISVSETALKAVPREYEEASLALGATEIETYFRVSVPAAKSGIAASVVLGIGRAIGEAMAILMVAGNVANMPSLLKSVKFLTTAVASEMSYSSGLQRQALFSIGLVLFLFIMLINILLNLVLKREKEG; encoded by the coding sequence ATGAGCCCTGCGGAGACGGCCATGCACACCCTCTTTTTTGTCTGCGGCTTCATCGCGGTGGCCTTTGTGCTGCTGATCACGGTCTATCTGATCCTCTCCGGGCTGCCCGCCATCCGGGAAATCGGCCTGGTGGATTTCCTGTTTGGCAAGACGTGGGATTCCACCAACAAGACCGACCCGCAGTTCGGCATCCTACCCTTCATCCTCACCTCCATCTACGGCACGGCCGGGGCCATTCTCATCGGAGTGCCCATCGGCTTTATGACGGCGGTGTTTTTGGCGAAGGTGGCGCCCCCCAAGGTGGCGGCGGTGGTCCGCCCGGCGGTGGACCTGCTGGCGGGCATCCCCTCCCTGGTCTACGGCCTGGTGGGCATGGTGGTGCTGCTGCCCGCCATTCGCAACCTGTTCGGCCTGCCCGCCGGCGACAGCCTGCTGGCCGCCATCATCGTGCTGGCCGTGATGATCCTGCCCTCCATCATCTCGGTGTCCGAGACCGCCCTCAAGGCGGTGCCCAGGGAGTATGAGGAGGCATCCCTGGCCCTGGGCGCCACCGAGATCGAGACCTATTTCCGGGTCTCCGTCCCGGCGGCCAAAAGCGGCATCGCCGCCTCGGTGGTGCTGGGCATCGGCCGGGCCATCGGCGAGGCCATGGCCATCCTGATGGTGGCGGGCAACGTGGCCAATATGCCCTCTTTGCTCAAAAGCGTCAAGTTTCTCACCACCGCCGTGGCCAGCGAGATGTCCTATTCCTCCGGCCTGCAGCGGCAGGCCCTGTTTTCCATCGGCCTGGTGCTGTTTCTGTTCATCATGCTCATCAATATCCTGCTCAATCTGGTCTTAAAACGGGAGAAGGAGGGGTAA
- a CDS encoding sensor histidine kinase, with protein sequence MKKRLTTYIFLIAALGIALSSVFGVWAYRNRELTAARQTLVELLNLMDAQSYYTDAAAWSAQFAVAAPDKRLTIIAPDGSVLSDTWGEVTASHADRPEFQDALAKGSGEAIRPSDTTRTTMLYEARRFTDGNIGRVSMPISSVNALVLQGVAGFLAAAAVALVLTLLLARKLAISTAQPLELKQEELDQEGEKLQTVRSEFAANVSHELKTPLTSIKGFTDMLSSGMVKDPEDQKRFITMIGVEVDRLVELINDVLKLSELESVAMPQPDDRASVLAVAGEAREFLKPMAERAGVTVSLAGVETQVAMAPGRLRELLTNLMENGIKYNEPGGRVDVGVRQTDGRVFITVADTGIGIPKEAQERVFERFYRVDKGRARKTGGTGLGLAIVKHITQLYGGAVTLESEPGQGTTLTLEFPAVK encoded by the coding sequence ATGAAAAAACGCCTGACCACCTACATTTTTCTGATCGCCGCCCTGGGCATCGCCCTGTCCAGCGTGTTCGGCGTGTGGGCGTACCGGAACCGGGAGCTGACCGCCGCCCGCCAGACGCTGGTGGAGCTGCTGAACCTGATGGACGCCCAGAGCTACTATACCGACGCGGCGGCCTGGTCGGCCCAGTTTGCCGTGGCGGCGCCGGATAAGCGCCTGACCATCATCGCCCCGGACGGCTCGGTGCTGTCCGACACCTGGGGGGAGGTGACCGCCAGCCACGCCGACCGGCCGGAGTTCCAGGACGCGCTGGCGAAGGGGAGCGGGGAGGCCATCCGGCCCTCGGACACCACCCGCACCACCATGCTCTATGAGGCCCGCCGCTTCACCGACGGCAACATCGGCCGGGTTTCCATGCCCATCTCGTCGGTGAACGCCCTGGTGCTCCAGGGAGTGGCGGGCTTTTTGGCGGCGGCGGCGGTGGCCCTGGTCCTCACCCTGCTGCTGGCCCGCAAGCTGGCCATCAGTACGGCGCAGCCCCTGGAATTGAAGCAGGAGGAGCTCGATCAGGAGGGGGAGAAGCTCCAGACCGTCCGCTCGGAGTTTGCCGCCAATGTCTCTCATGAGCTCAAGACCCCCCTGACCAGTATCAAGGGCTTTACCGACATGCTCTCCTCCGGCATGGTGAAGGACCCGGAGGACCAGAAGCGGTTCATCACCATGATCGGCGTGGAGGTGGACCGGCTGGTGGAGCTGATCAACGACGTGCTCAAGCTGTCTGAGCTGGAGTCGGTGGCAATGCCCCAGCCGGACGACCGGGCGTCGGTGCTGGCCGTGGCGGGGGAGGCCCGGGAGTTTTTGAAGCCGATGGCCGAGCGGGCGGGGGTGACGGTGTCCCTGGCCGGGGTGGAGACCCAGGTGGCCATGGCGCCCGGCCGCCTGCGGGAGCTGCTGACCAACCTGATGGAGAACGGCATCAAGTACAACGAGCCCGGCGGCCGGGTGGACGTAGGGGTCCGCCAGACCGACGGCAGGGTATTCATCACCGTGGCGGACACCGGTATCGGCATCCCCAAGGAGGCCCAGGAGCGGGTGTTCGAGCGGTTTTATCGGGTGGATAAGGGCCGCGCCCGCAAGACGGGGGGGACCGGTCTGGGGCTGGCCATCGTCAAGCACATCACCCAGCTCTACGGCGGCGCCGTCACCCTGGAGAGCGAGCCCGGTCAGGGTACCACCCTGACGCTGGAGTTCCCCGCCGTAAAGTGA